The DNA region CGGCCCGCAAGCTGCGTTTCACCTCCGAGCGCACCATGCGGGTGGCGCAGCGGTTGTACGAGAACGGCTACATCACCTACATGCGTACCGACTCGACGACCTTGTCGGAGTCGGCGATTCAGGCGGCGCGGTCGCAGGCCACCCAGTTGTACGGCGCGGAGTACGTGAGCCCCACGCCGCGGCAGTACACCCGCAAGGTCAAGAACGCGCAGGAAGCACACGAGGCGATTCGTCCCGCGGGTGACACCTTCGCCACCCCGGGCCAGCTGCACAACAAGGTCGACAACGACGAATTCCGTTTGTACGAGCTGATCTGGCAGCGCACCGTGGCCTCGCAGATGCAGGACGCGCGCGGGCACCACGCTGACGGTCCGCATCACCGGTGTCGCGAATTCCGGTGAGGAGTGCGTGTTCTCGGCGTCGGGCCGGACCATCACCTTCGCGGGCTTCCTCAAGGCGTACGTGGAGAGTGTCGACGAGGAGGCGGGCGGCCAGTCCGATGACGCCGAATCGCGGCTGCCGGCGCTGACCGAGGGCCAGGGCGTCACCGCCATCGAGCTGCTGCCGGACGGGCACACCACCAATCCGCCCGCGCGTTTCACCGAAGCCTCGCTGATCAAGGCGCTGGAAGACCTCGGCATCGGCCGTCCGTCGACCTACTCCTCGATCATCAAGACGATCCTGGATCGCGGGTACGTGTACAAGCGCGGTAGTGCGCTGGTGCCGTCCTGGGTGGCGTTCGCGGTGATCGGACTGCTGGAGGTGCACTTCGGGCGGCTGGTGGACTTCGACTTCACCGCGGCCATGGAGGACGACCTCGACGCCATCGCCGGCGGTCGCGAACAGCGCGGAAACTGGTTGTCCTCCTTCTATTTCGGTGGCGATCACGGCGCGCAGGGTTCGGTCGCGCGCGAGGGCGGCCTGAAAAAGATGGTGGGCGAACGGCTCGACGGCATCGATGCGCGAGAAGTCAACTCCATCAAGCTCTTTGCCGACGACGAGGGCCGCGACGTGGTGGTCCGGGTCGGCAAGTTCGGGCCGTACCTGGAGCGCATGGTCGTCAGTCCCGATGACCCGGACGGGGATCCGGTTTCGCAGCGCGCCAATCTGCCCGACGATCTGCCGCCGGACGAGCTGACTCTGGAGGTCGCGGAGAAGCTGTTCGCGACTCCGCAGGAGGGTCGTTCGCTGGGTACCGATCCGGTGTCCGGGCACGAAATCGTCGCCAAGGAAGGACGTTTCGGCCCGTACGTCACCGAGGTGCTGCCCGAGCCGGCCGAGGACGCGGACGCCGGCGCGAAGAAGACCACAAAGGCGGCCGACAAGCCGAAGCCGCGCACCGGATCGCTGTTCAAGTCCATGAGCGTCGAGACGGTGACGCTCGAGGAGGCGTTGCAGCTGCTGTCGCTGCCGCGCGTGGTCGGTGTCGACCCGACGTCGGGCGACGAGATCACCGCGCAGAACGGACGCTACGGGCCGTACCTGAAGAAGGGCACGGATTCGCGCTCGCTCACCGGCGAGGACCAGATCTTCACGGTGACACTGGAGGACGCGCTCAAGATCTACGCCGAGCCCAAGCGGCGCGGCGGGCAGGCGGCGAGCGCGCCGCCGCTGCGTGAGCTGGGTGTGGACCCGGTGTCGGAGAAGCCGATGGTGATCAAGGACGGGCGTTTCGGCCCGTACGTCACCGACGGCGAGACCAATGCCAGCCTGCGCAAGGGCGACGAGGTCGAATCCATCACCGACGCGCGGGCTTCGGAGCTGCTGGCGGACCGGCGGGCGCGCGGCCCGGTGAAGAAGGCCGCGAAGAAGACGGCCAAGAAGGCGGCGGCGAAGAAGACCCCGGCCAAGAAGACCGCGGTGGCCAAGACCGTGGTCAAGAAGGCGGCCGCGAAGAAGGCGGCGGCCAAGACGGCCGACGGCGTCACCACCAAGAAGGCCGCGGCGGCGAAGAAGACGCCGGCCAAGAAGGCCGCGACGAAGAGCGCCGCGCCCGCGCAATCCTGATGGTTGTCGGTGCCCTGCCGTAGCGTGCTGTCCGGAACGCGCACCAGCGGAAGGGCATTCGATGACAATCGAGCACGAGCGGGAAGAACTGATCAAGGTTCTCGCCGGCCAGCGTGAGCTGTTCCGGATCACGGTCCGGGGTATCGACGACGAGCAGGCGCGCCAGCGCACCACGGTCAGTGAACTCACCCTTGGCGGTCTGCTCAGTCATTGCGTGCATACCGAGCGGCACTGGACGACCATCCTGGCCGAGCGGGACCCGAACTCCGAATTCGATGTCTCCCGAATGGATTCGGAGTATCGGCTGGACCCGGATCAGACGGTCGAGGGTCTGCTCGCCGAGTGGGACGTGGTGGCCGAGCACACCGCGAAGCTGATCCGCGAGCTACCGAACCTCGAGGATGCGGTGCCGACGCCGACCGCCCCGTGGGCGCCGGAGCGGGTGTGGCTGTCCGTGCGCTACATCGTGCTGCACATTCTCCGGGAGATCGCGCATCACTCCGGGCACGCGGACATCATCCGCGAGGCCTTGGACGGCGCGAACACGACATATCAGCGCGCGAACTGACTGTCGGCGGAGCTGTCGGGGCCGACGGCTAAGGTGGTCGGCGTGGCGGGTGTCTTCGATCGGCTGGTCGGCCAGGGTGCGGTCGAGTCCGAGTTGACGGCTGCGGCGGTGGCGGCCCGGGACGGGGCCGGATCGTCGTCGGCCATGACGCATTCCTGGTTGTTCACCGGTCCGCCCGGTTCCGGGCGGTCGGTGGCGGCGCTGTGTTTCGC from Nocardia tengchongensis includes:
- a CDS encoding DinB family protein; translation: MTIEHEREELIKVLAGQRELFRITVRGIDDEQARQRTTVSELTLGGLLSHCVHTERHWTTILAERDPNSEFDVSRMDSEYRLDPDQTVEGLLAEWDVVAEHTAKLIRELPNLEDAVPTPTAPWAPERVWLSVRYIVLHILREIAHHSGHADIIREALDGANTTYQRAN